A single region of the Vicia villosa cultivar HV-30 ecotype Madison, WI linkage group LG4, Vvil1.0, whole genome shotgun sequence genome encodes:
- the LOC131598251 gene encoding uncharacterized protein LOC131598251 has product MSNLTKLDFGALDISGKNYLTWALDAQIHLSAEGHSDTIKEGNKSSDQQKEKAMIFLRRHLHEDLKNEYLTVTDPHVLWKNLKDSYDHKKTVILPKARYEWMHLCLQDFKSQQYREKGFNKYSDLICCLLVAEQNNELLMKNHEARPTGTAPFPEVNVARHNHYRKNYGRGRASARGRGRGRNYAHGLGFDRGRNGTHKNTYFHPKWKNVEKNEKEGQSSKTNENTCYRSGGKGHWGRTCRTPKHLIDLYQKSLKNKKERIETHFANEDDDPDYSNMDVSHLDIGDFFADPDGKIDHIIGDGSVKK; this is encoded by the exons ATGTCAAATCTTACTAAATTGGATTTTGGAGCTCTTGATATTTCGGGAAAGAACTATTTGACATGGGCTCTAGACGCCCAAATTCATTTAAGCGCAGAAGGTCACAGTGACACTATTAAAGAAGGAAATAaatcatctgatcaacaaaaggaAAAAGCCATGATATTCCTTCGTCGTCACCTTCATGAGGATCTTAAAAATGAATATCTTACCGTAACTGACCCACATGTCTTGTGGAAAAATTTGAAAGATAGTTATGATCATAAAAAAACAGTTATCCTACCGAAAGCTCGATATGAGTGGATGCATTTATGTTTGCAGGATTTTAAAAGT CAGCAATATCGAGAAAAAGGATTTAATAAATATTCTGATCTAATATGTTGTCTTCTTGTGGCTGAGCAAAATAATGAACTATTGATGAAAAATCACGAGGCCCGTCCCACTGGTACAGCTCCATTCCCAGAAGTGAATGTGGCAAGGCACAACCACTATAGGAAAAATTATGGTCGCGGTCGTGCAAGCGCACGGGGTCGTGGTCGTGGTCGTAATTATGCTCATGGTCTTGGTTTTGATCGTGGTCGCAATGGAACTCATAAAAATACATATTTCCACCCGAAGTGGAAAAAtgttgaaaaaaatgaaaaagagggtCAGAGTagcaaaacaaatgaaaatacTTGCTATCGCAGTGGAGGAAAAGGTCATTGGGGTCGCACTTGTCGTACTCCAAAACACCTTATTGATCTTTATCAAAAATCactgaaaaataaaaaggaaaggatTGAGACTCACTTtgctaatgaagatgatgatccaGATTACAGTAATATGGATGTTTCCCATTTAGATATTGGTGACTTCTTTGCTGATCCAGATGGAAAAATTGATCACATTATTGGAGATGGAAGTGTCAAGAAATAA